The genomic DNA AAGAACCCGCCGTAGCCAGCAAGGGCCGTGCCATGAACTGGAACAGGCCCGCCCGAACCCCAGCCCGCGGAAGGCCAGCCATCATGCGCATCATCCCGAAACCGGAAGTGGACCGGCTGCTTCCCTGGCCGGAACTGATCGCCGCGCTGGAGGAGGTCTTCCGCCTCGGCTGCGAGGCTCCGCTGCGCCATCACCACCCCGTGCCGAACGGCCCCGGCGCCACAGGTTCGCTCCTGCTGATGCCCGCTTGGTGGGCAGACCGCTTCACGGGGGTCAAAATCGTGCATGTCATGCCGGCGAACGCCTCCGCCAACCTGCCCGCGGTCCAGTCTTCCTACCTTCTCTCTGACGGCCGCACCGGCGAGGCCCTGGCCCTCCTCGACGGCGGCGCCCTGACCGACCGCCGCACGGCGGCCAGCAGCGTCCTCGCCGCCCGCTTCCTGGCCCGCCCCGACAGCCGCCGCCTGCTCGTCATGGGCAGCGGCCGCGTCGCCGAGGCGCTGGCCGCCTGCTACGCCAGCGCCTTCCCGCTGGAGCGCATCGCCATCTGGTCGCGCCGCCCGGAAAACGCCCAGGCCCTGGCCCGCCACTTGCGCGCGGAAGGGCTGCCCGCCGAATCCGTGGACCGGCCCGACCTCGCCGCCGCCGACATCATCGCCTGCGCCACCCTCTCGGCCACGCCGCTGGTCGCGGGCGCCGCCGTCCGCCCCGGCACCCATGTGGACCTCGTCGGAGCTTTCCGCCCGACCATGCGGGAAAGCGACGGCGCCCTCCTGGCCCGCGCCCGCCTCGTGGTGGACACCCGCCCCGGCGCCCTGGCCGAGGCTGGCGACGTGGTCCAGGCCATCGCCGAGGGCGCCATCACCGAGGCCGGCATTGCCGCCGACCTGGCCCAGCTCTGCCGGGGCGAGGTCCAGGGACGCGAATCGCCGGACGAAATCACCGTCTTCAAATCCGTCGGCTGGGCCGGCGAGGACCTCGCCGCCGCCGCCCTGGCCTATCAGCGCGCGGCCTGAGCCGCGGAGGCTCCCCGCCCCCGGGGACAGCGCAAGGCCGCCCCCGGTCAGAGCAGAAAGGCCAGCGCCTCCTCGCAACCCTGCTCCACCTTCAGCGCCAGCACTCCGTCCGCCCGGGTCCGGCCCAGGTTCACCACCGCCACCGGCTTGCCGGCCTTCACCGCCGCCTGCACGAAGCGGAAGCCCGAATAGACCATCAGCGAGGAGCCCACGACCAGCATGGCATCGGCGCGCTCCAGCGCCCGGCTGGCTTCCTCCACCCGCTCCCGCGGCACGTTCTCGCCGAAGAACACCACATCCGGCTTCAGCAGCCCGCCACAGGCCGGGCAGTCCGGCACGACGAAGCGGCCGAAATCCCGCCCCTCCAGATCGGCATCCCCATCCGGCGCGACACCGGCATCGAGTCCGGCCCAGTCCGGATTGTGCCGCAGCAGCTCCGCCTGCATCGCCTCGCGCGGCATCTCATGGCCGCAGCTCAGGCAACGCACCACGTCCAGCCGCCCGTGCAGGTCGATCACCTGCCGGCTGCCCGCCGCCTGGTGCAACCGATCCACGTTCTGGGTCAGCAGCAGCTCGGTCCGCCCCCGCTCCTCCAGCCGCGCCAGCGCCACATGCGCGCCATTAGGCCGCACCTGCCGGAAGAACCGCCACCCGACCAGGCTGCGCGCCCAGTAGCGCTGCCGCGTGGCCTCGCTGCCCAGGAAGGCCTGCAAGGTCACCGGCTGGGCACGCTTCCACTGCCCGTCCGCGTCACGATAGTCGGGAATGCCGGACCCGGTGCTGCATCCGGCGCCGGTCAGAACGAAAAGGCGCGGATGCCGCGCCACGAATTCCGCCAGCCCGCCTGGATCGGCAGGGGCGGCAGAAGGAGGAACGCCCGGAGCGGGCGCTGGGGGAGGGGCCGGAGGCGGCGTCGCGACATCCGTCATGCGGGAGGGATATAGGAACGCCATTCCCCGATCGCCGCCCACCCCGCGCATGACGGCCTTGGTTCCCGGCCATCTCCGCATCGCGCTTCGTGGCCGCCCGCCGGGAAAGGGGCTCGGCCTTTCCCACTGGACGCCGGGGCAGGGGAAGCGACTGCCCCTGCCATATCCTCCGGAGCCTCAGCCCACCGTTTCGGCTGGCGCCGCCGGCCGCCGCTGCCGCTCGGACTCGGTCTTCAACTGCCCGCAGGCGGCCAGGATGTCGCGCCCGCGCGGCCGGCGGATCGGCGCCGAATACCCCGCATCGCTGACGATCTCCGCGAAGCGCCGCACCACCTCGGGCTTCGAGGTCTTGTAAGCGCTGCCCGGCCAGGGATTGAACGGGATCAGGTTTACCTTGGCCGGAATGCCCTTCAGCAGCCGCACCAGCTCCCGCGCCTCGGCCTCGCTGTCGTTCACCCCGTCCAGCATCACGTATTCGAAGGTGATGCGCCGGGCGTTGGACGCGGAGGGATAGCGGCGGCAGGCGGCCATCAGCTCGGCGATCGGATACTTGCGGTTCAGCGGCACGATCTCGTCGCGCAGCTCGTCCGTCACCGCATGCAGGCTGACGGCGAGGCCGACATTCAGCTCCCGCCCGCAGCGGTCCATCATCGGCACGACGCCGGAGGTGGACAGGGTGATCCGCCGTCGCGACAGGCCGATCCCCTCGTTGTCCATCACGATGGTCAGCGCCTTGGCGACGTTCTCGTAGTTGTAGAGCGGCTCGCCCATCCCCATCACGACGATGTTGCTCAGATGGCGCGGCGTGCCGTCCTTGGGGGAGGGCCACTCGCCATAGCTGTCTCGCGCCGCCATGAACTGGCCGACGATCTCGGCGGCCCCCAGGTTGCGCACCAGCTTCTGCGTGCCCGTGTGGCAGAACCGGCAGGAGAGCGTGCAGCCGACCTGGGTGGAGATGCAGACCGCGCCGCGATCCTCCTGCCCGTCGGGGATATAGACCGTTTCCACCTGCTGCGCGTCGCGGAAGCGGAACAGCCACTTGCGCGTCCCGTCCTTCGAAAGCTGCTCTGTGGCCACGTCCGGCCGCCCCACCACGAAGCGCTCGGCCAGCCGCTGCTGCATCGGCCGCGCGATGGTCGGCATCTGCGCGAAGTCGCGCACGCCCTGGTGGTAGATCCAGTGCCAGACCTGGCGGGCGCGGAAGGGCTTCTCACCCATCGCCACCATCTCCGCCTCCAGATCCGCCCGCGACAGGCCGACGAGGTCGCGCCGCCCATCCGGCAGCGTGGCCGGGGGCGGGGCGAAGATCGCCGACTTGGCGAGGATGCGCGCGGCCTCGGCCTCGGTCAGCTCGGCGGGGTTCGCGGCATCGGCACGGGTCTGGAGGGCGGCGTCGCTCATCGGCGGGGGGGACATTCCTTGGAAATCGCCTCATAGGCCGCGGAGAAGCCGCTGAGGGAGAAGGTATCGGTGGTGGCGCCCTTGCCCTGCGGCCCCGGCCCCTTGATCACGAGGTCGCGTCCCGCCTTGAAGGCCGCCACGGCGGCGGAACCCTCCTGGGCGAAGGCATTGTTCTGCACGCCGTAGAAACGCAGCTCGTTCGAGCCGACCGCGCCGGTGATCTCGGCATCCCGGTTGTTCTCGCGGCGGAAGGCATAGCCCAGCGAGGCCGCCACCTGGTCGCGCCCCTGCGGCCGCTGCGTCACCGTCAGCATGACGTTCTGGCGCGCCCCGCCGCCCTCGCTCTTCGCCGCGCGGGTGAAGGCATAGCAGACCTTGCCGCCGCCCTCCTGATGGGTCGCGGCGGTCCAGCTGCCGAAGTTGCCGAGGCGCTGCGGGCCACCGGCGGCACGATTCTGGGCATGCGCCTCCGGCATCTGGGCGAAGGAGACGAGCGCGAGGGCAAGAACAGGGAGCAATCGCTTCATGGCGCCGCAGATAAGGCCCCGAAGCCACCCGGTTCAACCGCGGAGATGACCGGATCAGCCATGTTCCGCAGCCGGGCCGGTCCGGACGACGCCCCGGAACGACGCTCCCCGCCGCCGGGACGGCCCCCCGCCCCACGCCAGAAAGCACCTGCGGCCCCGCGTCATGCCCTCCATGGGGCCCCTTCGCCCGGCATCCCCGCTTGGCGCCCCGGCCGCATCGCCTTATCAGCCCCGGCCATGCAGGATGCGCGCATGACCGGCCAGTCCCCACCCCTTCCGGACGAGCGCGACCGCCAGCTCGCCGCCCAGTACGACAGCTACCCCTATCCCGCCCGCAACCCGGCGGACGAAGCCAGGCGCCTGATCATCGGCAGCCCCTCCCACCTGCGGGAGGTGGACCACTGGATCTTCGGCGCCCGCCGCCCGGAGTCGCAGCCGCTGCGGGCGCTCATGGCCGGCGGCGGCTCGGGCGACGGCACCATCATGCTGGCCCAGCACCTCGCCCGCGCCGGCCGCCCCGGGGAGGTGGTCTGGCTCGACCGCTCCGTCGCCGCGCGCAAGGTGGCGCAGGCGCGGGCGGAGAAGCGCGGCCTCGGCAACATCCGCTTCACCGAGGGCTCGATCCTCGACCTGCCCGACCCCCAGCTCGGCCTCTTCGACTACATCGACTGCTGCGGCGTGCTGCACCACCTGCCCGACCCGCTGCAGGGCCTGCGCAACCTCGCCGCCTCGCTCGCCCCCGGCGGCGGCATCGGCCTGATGGTCTATGCCCCGCATGGCCGCACCGGCGTCTACATGCTCCAGGACGCGCTGCGCCTCCTCACCCCGCCCGAGGAAGCCCCCGCCACCCGGCTGGAGATCGGCAAGCGCCTCTGGAAGCAGGCGCCCGAGACCGCCTGGCTCCGCCGCAACCCCTGGATCACCGACCACACCGAAGGCGGCGATGCCGGCCTCTACGACCTGCTGCTGAACCCGCGCGACGTGGCCTACACCGTGCCGCAGCTCGCCGCCCTGATCGGGGCCGCCGGCCTGCGCCTGCGCTGCCTCGTGGAGCCCCTGCGCTACGACCCCGACCGCTATCTGCCCGACCCGCGCCTGCGCGAGCGTGCCGCCCGCCTCGACCCCATCGGCCGCGCCGCCCTGGCGGAGGCGGTGGCGGGCAACATGGGCATCCACATCGCCTACTGCACCCGCGACCCGGCGCCGGAGCCCGACTGGGACAACCCCGATTCGGTCCCCATGCTGCGCGAGATGGACGGTGCCGCCCTGGCCCGCGCCGTGGCCCCCCAGGGCATGCTGCCGGTGAACTTCGACGGCGTCCGCATGTCGCTGGCCCTGCCACGCCTCGCCCCGGCCATCCTGGCCCGGGTGGACGGCCAACGCAGCCTGGGCGAGATCGCCGATGCCGTGGTGGCGGGCGGCGCCTCCCGCGAACAGGTGGCCCGCGACCTCGCCGCGCTGCGCGGGGTGATGGAGCCGCTGAACCGGCTGCTGCTGGCGGCACCCCGCCCGGCGGGTGGGTGACACGTCCCCAGCCAGGCCTACCCCGCAGCCGGGCCCCGGACAGCGCTCCGGAGCAGCCCGCCGCACGGAATCCCCGCTGAGGCACGCCCGGTGACGGCGGACCCGTGAGGCGCGCCCCCGATCCGGACGGCCTGCCGGCTCCGCGCGCGCCGGAAGGGTTCCGGCCCGGCATCCGGCAGACCGCCCGCGGCGGCAACCGGGATGGCCCCGGCCGCCCCCCGCCGCCCGACCGGCGGGCGCGGCCCGGCCGCAGCGGCTGGCGCTGGCTGCGCCGTGGCGTGGTGCTCGCCATCTGGGGCGCGATCGGCGCGGCCCTGCTCTCCCTGGCCCTGGTCTGGGACCTGCCCGCCCCGGAAAAGGCCCTTTCCGCCACCCGCCGCCCCTCCCTGACGCTGGAGGCCCTGGACGGCCGCGTGATCGCCACCCAGGGCGACCTCTATGGGGAGGCCCTGCGGCTGCGCGAACTGCCCCCCGCCATGCCGCAGGCCCTGATGGCCATCGAGGACCGGCGCTTCCTCGGCCATCCCGGCATCGACCCGGTGGGCCTGCTGCGCGCCGCCTGGGCCAACCTGCGCGCCGGACATGTGGTGCAGGGCGGCTCCACCCTGACGCAGCAGCTCGCCAAGAACCTCTTTCTCAGCCCCGACCGCTCCTTCCGCCGCAAGGCCCAGGAGGTGCTGATGGCCCTCTG from Roseomonas gilardii includes the following:
- a CDS encoding invasion associated locus B family protein; translated protein: MKRLLPVLALALVSFAQMPEAHAQNRAAGGPQRLGNFGSWTAATHQEGGGKVCYAFTRAAKSEGGGARQNVMLTVTQRPQGRDQVAASLGYAFRRENNRDAEITGAVGSNELRFYGVQNNAFAQEGSAAVAAFKAGRDLVIKGPGPQGKGATTDTFSLSGFSAAYEAISKECPPRR
- a CDS encoding methyltransferase produces the protein MTGQSPPLPDERDRQLAAQYDSYPYPARNPADEARRLIIGSPSHLREVDHWIFGARRPESQPLRALMAGGGSGDGTIMLAQHLARAGRPGEVVWLDRSVAARKVAQARAEKRGLGNIRFTEGSILDLPDPQLGLFDYIDCCGVLHHLPDPLQGLRNLAASLAPGGGIGLMVYAPHGRTGVYMLQDALRLLTPPEEAPATRLEIGKRLWKQAPETAWLRRNPWITDHTEGGDAGLYDLLLNPRDVAYTVPQLAALIGAAGLRLRCLVEPLRYDPDRYLPDPRLRERAARLDPIGRAALAEAVAGNMGIHIAYCTRDPAPEPDWDNPDSVPMLREMDGAALARAVAPQGMLPVNFDGVRMSLALPRLAPAILARVDGQRSLGEIADAVVAGGASREQVARDLAALRGVMEPLNRLLLAAPRPAGG
- a CDS encoding ornithine cyclodeaminase family protein codes for the protein MRIIPKPEVDRLLPWPELIAALEEVFRLGCEAPLRHHHPVPNGPGATGSLLLMPAWWADRFTGVKIVHVMPANASANLPAVQSSYLLSDGRTGEALALLDGGALTDRRTAASSVLAARFLARPDSRRLLVMGSGRVAEALAACYASAFPLERIAIWSRRPENAQALARHLRAEGLPAESVDRPDLAAADIIACATLSATPLVAGAAVRPGTHVDLVGAFRPTMRESDGALLARARLVVDTRPGALAEAGDVVQAIAEGAITEAGIAADLAQLCRGEVQGRESPDEITVFKSVGWAGEDLAAAALAYQRAA
- the rlmN gene encoding 23S rRNA (adenine(2503)-C(2))-methyltransferase RlmN, which encodes MSDAALQTRADAANPAELTEAEAARILAKSAIFAPPPATLPDGRRDLVGLSRADLEAEMVAMGEKPFRARQVWHWIYHQGVRDFAQMPTIARPMQQRLAERFVVGRPDVATEQLSKDGTRKWLFRFRDAQQVETVYIPDGQEDRGAVCISTQVGCTLSCRFCHTGTQKLVRNLGAAEIVGQFMAARDSYGEWPSPKDGTPRHLSNIVVMGMGEPLYNYENVAKALTIVMDNEGIGLSRRRITLSTSGVVPMMDRCGRELNVGLAVSLHAVTDELRDEIVPLNRKYPIAELMAACRRYPSASNARRITFEYVMLDGVNDSEAEARELVRLLKGIPAKVNLIPFNPWPGSAYKTSKPEVVRRFAEIVSDAGYSAPIRRPRGRDILAACGQLKTESERQRRPAAPAETVG
- a CDS encoding NAD-dependent protein deacetylase — its product is MARHPRLFVLTGAGCSTGSGIPDYRDADGQWKRAQPVTLQAFLGSEATRQRYWARSLVGWRFFRQVRPNGAHVALARLEERGRTELLLTQNVDRLHQAAGSRQVIDLHGRLDVVRCLSCGHEMPREAMQAELLRHNPDWAGLDAGVAPDGDADLEGRDFGRFVVPDCPACGGLLKPDVVFFGENVPRERVEEASRALERADAMLVVGSSLMVYSGFRFVQAAVKAGKPVAVVNLGRTRADGVLALKVEQGCEEALAFLL